A single Diachasmimorpha longicaudata isolate KC_UGA_2023 chromosome 10, iyDiaLong2, whole genome shotgun sequence DNA region contains:
- the LOC135167050 gene encoding cyclin-T2 isoform X3: protein MAADEKWYFTKEQLASTPSRRNGIDADKELSYRQQAANFIQDMGQRLVVTQLCINTAIVYMHRFYVFHSLAQFHRNAIAAASLFLAAKVEEQPRKLEHVIKVAHMCLHKDQNTPDTKSDHYLEQAQDLVFNENVLLQTLGFDVAIDHPHTHVVRCCQLVKASKDLAQTSYFMASNSLHLTTMCLQYKPTVVACFCIHLACKWSNWEIPQSNEGKHWFWYVDRTVTSELLQQLTVEFLHIFDRCPSRLKKKIMSMSEKQSPTMHHPSLPNSPFDVEPRKVNSPAPDGGPTFQSARPFPQEKDESKPSTSRPQLDREYREKKERERLEREKLGNSLVSHDPQKHHHQHHHKPPQGLLPKHLPPSSKPVHHNHHHRPDPKLPQPPQRHSQSRQRPPGLPHPSQNPPPVPQPQQYQKDPNLVSAPLNPPDHQDLEKVQNNHLHRRYNDPRHKLIEQRKEEPKSYSSQIRQRKPDSLEQRSEEVRKLIEKPLPPPKPRQELTKEDYIATMMKQSHHPSKYQDKPIVHNSGRNVQSHEFQKTPTVALKPQVNPGNLQIPQKDQKNGIDEIRQLEKRLKPEELIPKHKSLFSPEKTPREPVPRPKPPKQKTPPMLPVKAIKTERIPEGHFELPGSFPSPPQPLNPQKRPEDRVKIEDSASFDLVKMFGKLPEPLQSLGSTNGRGDLKQEKPFDTDHILTNGMDFETKTDLDHLILERLDSGLKTEYLSPMKSAQSISALLQEPLALMPSLLQPSDSGTFSQPFSQITQSESLQNPVPEQVKEEIFPSTVDISALSGPVQALPDVTGVPSIPQQSEKKSEHHKSEKKKKKDKHKHKDKDRHKHKHKDKDKEKRDKDKKDKEKSKVEENSTVPIKITIPKDKLNLSTDNSSQERKSPSATKLTLKIPKERLQPGATGPTVAKDAQGSLKIKIRTSGAGVEFPESRKRERERETGDTGPVSKKSAGQQSGQQRTNDRQNGKHYGTTSNKRNNGLKFMGAIPPSKHEMRVFFFLCL, encoded by the exons ATGGCGGCTGACGAAAAATGGTACTTTACAAAAGAACAATTAGCAAGTACACCATCGAGGAGAAATGGAATAGACGCTGATAAGGAGCTGAGTTACAGACAGCAGGCAGCTAATTTCATCCAGGACATGGGCCAGAGGCTTGTCGT TACACAACTATGTATAAATACAGCAATAGTGTACATGCACCGGTTCTATGTATTTCACTCGCTGGCGCAATTTCACAGAAACGCAATTGCAGCAGCATCTCTGTTTCTCGCTGCGAAAGTCGAGGAACAACCCCGAAAATTGGAGCATGTCATCAAGGTTGCACACATGTGTCTCCACAAAGACCAGAATACACCGGACACCAAATCTGAT caTTATCTTGAGCAGGCCCAGGATTTGGTGTTTAACGAGAATGTCCTGCTGCAAACTCTGGGCTTTGACGTTGCCATTGACCATCCACATACTCATGTTGTCAGGTGTTGTCAGTTAGTCAAAG cgAGCAAGGACTTAGCCCAGACTTCCTACTTCATGGCGTCAAACAG TTTACATCTTACAACTATGTGCCTGCAATATAAACCGACAGTGGTAGCCTGTTTCTGCATCCACTTGGCCTGCAAGTGGTCAAATTGGGAG ATACCGCAAAGCAATGAGGGAAAACACTGGTTCTGGTACGTCGATCGTACCGTAACCTCCGAGCTCTTGCAACAGTTGACGGTGGAGTTTCTTCACATCTTCGACAGATGCCCCTCTCGTCTGAagaagaagataatgtcaATGTCGGAGAAGCAGAGTCCAACGATGCACCATCCAAGTCTCCCGAATTCGCCATTCGACGTAGAGCCCCGCAAAGTCAATTCCCCCGCACCAGATGGAGGGCCCACCTTCCAATCAGCGCGTCCCTTTCCCCAAGAAAAAGATGAGAGCAAACCCTCGACATCACGTCCCCAGCTGGATCGAGAGTACAGAGAGAAAAAGGAGCGGGAGCGGCTGGAACGAGAGAAACTTGGAAACTCCTTGGTATCTCACGATCCCCAGAAACATCATCACCAACATCACCACAAGCCACCCCAGGGCCTTCTTCCCAAGCATCTACCCCCATCGTCAAAACCCGTTCACCACAATCACCACCACAGACCAGATCCAAAGCTCCCTCAACCTCCCCAACGTCACTCTCAGTCCCGCCAGCGACCTCCAGGTCTCCCGCACCCTTCGCAAAATCCCCCGCCAGTCCCTCAGCCCCAACAATACCAGAAGGATCCCAATTTAGTGAGTGCCCCCCTAAACCCACCCGACCACCAGGATCTGGAGAAAGTCCAGAACAATCATCTCCATCGTCGGTACAACGATCCTCGTCACAAGCTTATCGAGCAAAGAAAGGAAGAACCAAAGTCCTACAGCTCGCAAATTCGTCAACGAAAGCCTGACTCTCTGGAGCAAAGATCCGAGGAGGTAAGGAAGCTCATAGAGAAGCCCCTGCCTCCACCAAAACCAAGGCAGGAACTTACTAAAGAGGATTACATAGCTACCATGATGAAACAGTCACATCATCCGTCGAAATATCAGGATAAACCGATTGTGCATAATTCTGGACGAAATGTTCAATCACATGAGTTTCAGAAGACACCTACAGTTGCCTTAAAACCACAGGTGAACCCTGGAAATCTGCAGATTCcccagaaagaccaaaagaacG GTATCGACGAAATAAGGCAACTTGAGAAACGGCTCAAACCAGAGGAACTCATCCCCAAACACAAATCCCTATTCAGTCCCGAGAAGACACCACGAGAGCCCGTGCCCAGGCCAAAGCCTCCCAAGCAGAAGACTCCACCGATGCTTCCTGTCAAGGCCATTAAAACTGAGAGAATTCCGGAGGGCCACTTCGAACTCCCCGGAAGTTTTCCCAGTCCTCCCCAACCCCTTAATCCTCAGAAGAGGCCGGAGGATCGAGTGAAGATCGAGGATTCTGCTTCTTTTGACCTTGTAAAGATGTTTGGCAAGCTCCCCGAGCCTCTCCAGTCCCTAGGTTCGACAAATGGAAGAGGCGATCTTAAGCAGGAGAAGCCATTCGATACCGATCACATCCTCACGAACGGAATGGATTTTGAAACTAAAACAGATCTCGATCATCTAATCCTCGAGAGGCTGGATTCAGGATTAAAAACTGAGTACCTGAGTCCCATGAAGTCAGCCCAGAGTATTTCAGCACTACTCCAGGAGCCCTTGGCACTCATGCCATCATTACTCCAGCCGTCGGACTCTGGTACATTCAGTCAACCTTTCAGCCAGATCACGCAATCAGAATCCCTCCAGAATCCAGTGCCTGAACAGGTGAAAGAGGAGATATTCCCATCTACCGTCGATATATCCGCTCTATCGGGGCCTGTGCAGGCACTTCCTGATGTGACTGGTGTGCCCTCGATTCCTCAACAATCAGAGAAAAAGTCCGAGCATCACAAGAGTgagaaaaagaagaagaaggatAAGCACAAACACAAGGACAAGGACAGGCACAAACACAAGCATAAAGATAAGGACAAGGAGAAGAGGGACAAAGATAAGAAGGACAAGGAGAAGTCAAAAGTCGAGGAAAACTCAACCGTTCCAATCAAGATCACAATACCCAAGGACAAGCTGAATCTCTCCACAGACAATTCCTCGCAGGAGAGAAAAAGCCCAAGTGCAACAAAGCTCACTCTCAAAATACCTAAGGAGAGATTGCAACCTGGTGCCACTGGACCGACGGTGGCTAAGGATGCACAGGGttccttgaaaattaaaatcaggaCTTCCGGAGCTGGAGTGGAGTTTCCAGAGTCTaggaagagggagagggaaagGGAGACTGGGGACACTGGTCCTGTCAGCAAGAAGAGTGCTGGACAGCAATCGGGACAGCAGAGGACCAATGACAGACAGAATGGCAAACATTATGGAACTACCAGCAATAAG
- the LOC135167050 gene encoding cyclin-T isoform X4, which translates to MGQWSDEILTKRVNKTGVSETEKKIYSFSLHLTTMCLQYKPTVVACFCIHLACKWSNWEIPQSNEGKHWFWYVDRTVTSELLQQLTVEFLHIFDRCPSRLKKKIMSMSEKQSPTMHHPSLPNSPFDVEPRKVNSPAPDGGPTFQSARPFPQEKDESKPSTSRPQLDREYREKKERERLEREKLGNSLVSHDPQKHHHQHHHKPPQGLLPKHLPPSSKPVHHNHHHRPDPKLPQPPQRHSQSRQRPPGLPHPSQNPPPVPQPQQYQKDPNLVSAPLNPPDHQDLEKVQNNHLHRRYNDPRHKLIEQRKEEPKSYSSQIRQRKPDSLEQRSEEVRKLIEKPLPPPKPRQELTKEDYIATMMKQSHHPSKYQDKPIVHNSGRNVQSHEFQKTPTVALKPQVNPGNLQIPQKDQKNGIDEIRQLEKRLKPEELIPKHKSLFSPEKTPREPVPRPKPPKQKTPPMLPVKAIKTERIPEGHFELPGSFPSPPQPLNPQKRPEDRVKIEDSASFDLVKMFGKLPEPLQSLGSTNGRGDLKQEKPFDTDHILTNGMDFETKTDLDHLILERLDSGLKTEYLSPMKSAQSISALLQEPLALMPSLLQPSDSGTFSQPFSQITQSESLQNPVPEQVKEEIFPSTVDISALSGPVQALPDVTGVPSIPQQSEKKSEHHKSEKKKKKDKHKHKDKDRHKHKHKDKDKEKRDKDKKDKEKSKVEENSTVPIKITIPKDKLNLSTDNSSQERKSPSATKLTLKIPKERLQPGATGPTVAKDAQGSLKIKIRTSGAGVEFPESRKRERERETGDTGPVSKKSAGQQSGQQRTNDRQNGKHYGTTSNKRNNGLKFMGAIPPSKHEMRVFFFLCL; encoded by the exons ATGGGGCAGTGGTCTGATGAAATTTTAACCAAAAGAGTAAATAAAACTGGAGTCTCAGAGACCGAAAAAAAGATTTATTCGTTCag TTTACATCTTACAACTATGTGCCTGCAATATAAACCGACAGTGGTAGCCTGTTTCTGCATCCACTTGGCCTGCAAGTGGTCAAATTGGGAG ATACCGCAAAGCAATGAGGGAAAACACTGGTTCTGGTACGTCGATCGTACCGTAACCTCCGAGCTCTTGCAACAGTTGACGGTGGAGTTTCTTCACATCTTCGACAGATGCCCCTCTCGTCTGAagaagaagataatgtcaATGTCGGAGAAGCAGAGTCCAACGATGCACCATCCAAGTCTCCCGAATTCGCCATTCGACGTAGAGCCCCGCAAAGTCAATTCCCCCGCACCAGATGGAGGGCCCACCTTCCAATCAGCGCGTCCCTTTCCCCAAGAAAAAGATGAGAGCAAACCCTCGACATCACGTCCCCAGCTGGATCGAGAGTACAGAGAGAAAAAGGAGCGGGAGCGGCTGGAACGAGAGAAACTTGGAAACTCCTTGGTATCTCACGATCCCCAGAAACATCATCACCAACATCACCACAAGCCACCCCAGGGCCTTCTTCCCAAGCATCTACCCCCATCGTCAAAACCCGTTCACCACAATCACCACCACAGACCAGATCCAAAGCTCCCTCAACCTCCCCAACGTCACTCTCAGTCCCGCCAGCGACCTCCAGGTCTCCCGCACCCTTCGCAAAATCCCCCGCCAGTCCCTCAGCCCCAACAATACCAGAAGGATCCCAATTTAGTGAGTGCCCCCCTAAACCCACCCGACCACCAGGATCTGGAGAAAGTCCAGAACAATCATCTCCATCGTCGGTACAACGATCCTCGTCACAAGCTTATCGAGCAAAGAAAGGAAGAACCAAAGTCCTACAGCTCGCAAATTCGTCAACGAAAGCCTGACTCTCTGGAGCAAAGATCCGAGGAGGTAAGGAAGCTCATAGAGAAGCCCCTGCCTCCACCAAAACCAAGGCAGGAACTTACTAAAGAGGATTACATAGCTACCATGATGAAACAGTCACATCATCCGTCGAAATATCAGGATAAACCGATTGTGCATAATTCTGGACGAAATGTTCAATCACATGAGTTTCAGAAGACACCTACAGTTGCCTTAAAACCACAGGTGAACCCTGGAAATCTGCAGATTCcccagaaagaccaaaagaacG GTATCGACGAAATAAGGCAACTTGAGAAACGGCTCAAACCAGAGGAACTCATCCCCAAACACAAATCCCTATTCAGTCCCGAGAAGACACCACGAGAGCCCGTGCCCAGGCCAAAGCCTCCCAAGCAGAAGACTCCACCGATGCTTCCTGTCAAGGCCATTAAAACTGAGAGAATTCCGGAGGGCCACTTCGAACTCCCCGGAAGTTTTCCCAGTCCTCCCCAACCCCTTAATCCTCAGAAGAGGCCGGAGGATCGAGTGAAGATCGAGGATTCTGCTTCTTTTGACCTTGTAAAGATGTTTGGCAAGCTCCCCGAGCCTCTCCAGTCCCTAGGTTCGACAAATGGAAGAGGCGATCTTAAGCAGGAGAAGCCATTCGATACCGATCACATCCTCACGAACGGAATGGATTTTGAAACTAAAACAGATCTCGATCATCTAATCCTCGAGAGGCTGGATTCAGGATTAAAAACTGAGTACCTGAGTCCCATGAAGTCAGCCCAGAGTATTTCAGCACTACTCCAGGAGCCCTTGGCACTCATGCCATCATTACTCCAGCCGTCGGACTCTGGTACATTCAGTCAACCTTTCAGCCAGATCACGCAATCAGAATCCCTCCAGAATCCAGTGCCTGAACAGGTGAAAGAGGAGATATTCCCATCTACCGTCGATATATCCGCTCTATCGGGGCCTGTGCAGGCACTTCCTGATGTGACTGGTGTGCCCTCGATTCCTCAACAATCAGAGAAAAAGTCCGAGCATCACAAGAGTgagaaaaagaagaagaaggatAAGCACAAACACAAGGACAAGGACAGGCACAAACACAAGCATAAAGATAAGGACAAGGAGAAGAGGGACAAAGATAAGAAGGACAAGGAGAAGTCAAAAGTCGAGGAAAACTCAACCGTTCCAATCAAGATCACAATACCCAAGGACAAGCTGAATCTCTCCACAGACAATTCCTCGCAGGAGAGAAAAAGCCCAAGTGCAACAAAGCTCACTCTCAAAATACCTAAGGAGAGATTGCAACCTGGTGCCACTGGACCGACGGTGGCTAAGGATGCACAGGGttccttgaaaattaaaatcaggaCTTCCGGAGCTGGAGTGGAGTTTCCAGAGTCTaggaagagggagagggaaagGGAGACTGGGGACACTGGTCCTGTCAGCAAGAAGAGTGCTGGACAGCAATCGGGACAGCAGAGGACCAATGACAGACAGAATGGCAAACATTATGGAACTACCAGCAATAAG